A window of Chitinophaga sp. MM2321 contains these coding sequences:
- a CDS encoding chorismate synthase, whose amino-acid sequence MNSFGRIFRVNVFGESHGASVGVNIDGIPAGIPLKQEDFLSDLERRKGGSRGTTPRKEEDLPFIKSGVFNDRTTGAPLTILFENNNTRSADYEKLREFPRPGHADFVATEKFGGFEDYRGGGHFSGRLTLNLVAAGVIAKKILGDSVKVQATITEVGGYANAEEGLEAAIAAKDSVGGIVECVVDGLPIGLGEPFFDSLESALAHAVFAIPAVKGVEFGAGFAAAKMKGLEHNDPIIDQTGKTATNHAGGIVGGITNGNPLVFRIAVKPTSSTPKEQHTLNITSGEVETFSVKGRHDLCIALRVPVVLEAVTAMVLADFMLLEQIRPRIWK is encoded by the coding sequence GTGAACAGTTTTGGCAGAATATTCAGGGTAAATGTTTTTGGGGAATCACATGGCGCCAGCGTGGGCGTTAATATAGATGGCATCCCCGCAGGTATTCCCTTAAAACAGGAAGATTTTTTATCCGACCTGGAACGCCGCAAAGGTGGTTCAAGAGGTACTACGCCCCGTAAGGAAGAAGACCTGCCTTTTATCAAATCAGGTGTATTCAACGACCGCACTACCGGCGCACCTTTGACCATTCTTTTCGAAAATAATAATACCCGCAGCGCAGATTATGAAAAGCTGCGCGAATTTCCACGCCCCGGCCATGCCGACTTTGTTGCCACTGAAAAATTCGGCGGCTTTGAAGACTATCGTGGCGGCGGGCATTTCAGCGGCAGGCTTACCCTAAACCTGGTGGCTGCCGGTGTAATCGCAAAAAAGATCCTGGGTGATAGCGTAAAAGTACAGGCTACTATAACAGAAGTGGGCGGTTATGCAAATGCAGAAGAAGGACTGGAAGCAGCTATTGCTGCCAAAGACTCTGTAGGTGGTATCGTGGAATGTGTGGTAGATGGCCTCCCCATCGGTTTGGGAGAGCCTTTCTTTGATTCCCTGGAATCAGCACTGGCACATGCCGTATTTGCTATTCCTGCCGTTAAAGGCGTTGAATTCGGCGCCGGCTTTGCCGCTGCCAAAATGAAAGGACTGGAACATAATGATCCCATTATAGACCAAACCGGTAAAACAGCCACCAACCATGCCGGTGGTATAGTAGGCGGCATTACCAACGGTAACCCGCTGGTTTTCCGTATTGCGGTAAAGCCTACCTCCAGCACACCAAAGGAGCAACATACACTCAATATCACAAGTGGTGAGGTAGAAACGTTTAGTGTAAAAGGTCGTCATGACCTGTGCATAGCACTGCGCGTACCTGTAGTACTGGAAGCTGTAACAGCCATGGTACTGGCGGATTTCATGCTACTGGAACAAATAAGACCGAGGATCTGGAAATAG
- the aroA gene encoding 3-phosphoshikimate 1-carboxyvinyltransferase yields the protein MQVTVSPAIIKGTVTANPSKSAMQRAVAAALLAKGKSIIRNPGLSNDCLAALEVAENLGAKIKREEDHFEITSNGVQPFYDEINCGESGLGIRMFTPIAALAALPITIVGHGSLTTRPMGFFEEVLPQLDVKCSTQAGKLPLHIEGPLQPKNITIDGSLSSQFLTGLLMAYGAAAEDVTITVKDLKSKPYIALTLQLMAHFGVNVEEKDFEQFHFGKKQAYKAREYTVEGDWSGAAFLLVAAAVAGKAEVHHLSTESAQSDKAIMEALEKAGAYILPGLFTVNIEKAGLQAFEIDATDCPDLFPPLVALAANCNGTTKIKGVSRLAHKESDRGLTLQAEFGKMGIKIALQGDEMLVYGGTGIKGAVVHSHNDHRIAMACAVAALTADGPVVIESAEAINKSYPEFYDHLQQLGGLVAVHA from the coding sequence ATGCAAGTTACTGTATCACCAGCCATCATTAAAGGCACCGTTACGGCAAATCCTTCCAAGAGTGCTATGCAACGCGCTGTAGCAGCGGCTTTGCTGGCCAAAGGTAAAAGTATTATCCGTAACCCCGGCCTGAGCAATGATTGCCTGGCAGCACTGGAAGTAGCGGAAAATCTGGGCGCTAAAATCAAAAGAGAAGAAGATCATTTTGAAATCACCAGCAACGGTGTACAACCGTTTTATGATGAAATCAATTGCGGCGAATCCGGTTTGGGTATCCGTATGTTTACGCCGATTGCAGCATTAGCTGCCCTGCCTATTACAATTGTAGGCCATGGTAGCTTAACCACCCGCCCGATGGGATTCTTCGAAGAAGTACTCCCACAGCTGGATGTAAAATGCAGCACACAGGCAGGTAAACTGCCCCTGCACATAGAGGGCCCTTTACAACCTAAAAATATTACGATCGACGGCTCCCTGAGCTCCCAGTTCCTGACTGGTTTGCTCATGGCCTATGGCGCTGCCGCCGAAGATGTGACCATCACCGTGAAAGATCTTAAAAGCAAACCATACATTGCGTTAACCCTGCAATTGATGGCGCATTTCGGTGTAAATGTGGAGGAGAAGGACTTTGAGCAGTTTCACTTTGGAAAAAAACAGGCGTATAAAGCCCGCGAATATACAGTGGAAGGTGACTGGAGTGGCGCTGCATTTTTGCTGGTGGCCGCCGCAGTAGCCGGTAAGGCAGAAGTACATCATCTCAGTACAGAATCTGCCCAGTCCGACAAAGCCATTATGGAAGCCCTGGAAAAAGCCGGCGCATATATTCTGCCTGGTTTATTTACGGTAAATATTGAAAAAGCCGGACTCCAGGCTTTTGAAATAGATGCAACGGATTGCCCGGATCTGTTTCCGCCACTGGTAGCACTGGCTGCTAACTGTAACGGCACTACGAAAATAAAAGGAGTGAGCCGCCTGGCACATAAAGAAAGCGATCGTGGATTAACGTTGCAGGCAGAATTTGGCAAGATGGGTATAAAGATAGCATTGCAGGGAGATGAAATGCTGGTATACGGTGGCACCGGTATTAAAGGGGCTGTAGTACATTCGCATAATGATCACCGCATCGCCATGGCCTGTGCCGTAGCGGCACTTACAGCCGATGGTCCTGTGGTAATAGAAAGCGCGGAAGCGATCAATAAATCGTATCCCGAATTCTATGATCATCTGCAGCAATTGGGCGGCCTGGTAGCCGTGCATGCATAA
- the aroB gene encoding 3-dehydroquinate synthase — translation MLKITHQFQQQATTFFLGERLLQLGNHVDRNRAVLVIDEHVERHHGHQLHDWKKIIVPAGEEVKNMATVELIIDGLIAHEADRKTTLVGIGGGMITDVAGFAASIYMRGIPFGFVPTTLLAQVDASIGGKNGVSHGKHKNLLGIIRQPEFILFDYELPLTMPDEEWHNGFAEIIKYACIMDAALFDYLETNREKALARDVAVLKYLVEKSVEAKIKVVLEDEFENGPRRWLNFGHTLGHAVEKLEHIAHGKAVAIGMVAAARFSEKLMDLPADQTLRLIKLINDYQLPVAFSSDKEAVFDIFKLDKKREKDVIHFVLLEKIGKATTMPVPIAELKGLLQEL, via the coding sequence ATGTTAAAAATAACGCACCAATTTCAGCAGCAGGCAACTACCTTTTTTTTAGGGGAACGCCTGCTGCAACTGGGCAATCATGTAGACAGGAACCGGGCGGTACTGGTGATTGATGAACATGTGGAACGGCATCACGGTCATCAGCTGCACGACTGGAAGAAAATAATAGTACCCGCAGGCGAGGAAGTGAAGAATATGGCTACCGTTGAATTGATCATCGATGGCCTCATTGCACATGAAGCGGATCGCAAAACCACACTGGTAGGCATTGGTGGCGGTATGATCACAGATGTAGCCGGATTCGCTGCCAGCATTTACATGCGTGGTATTCCTTTCGGTTTTGTACCCACCACTTTGCTGGCACAGGTGGATGCTTCCATCGGTGGTAAAAACGGCGTGAGTCATGGTAAGCATAAAAACCTGCTGGGCATTATCCGTCAACCGGAATTCATCCTCTTTGATTATGAACTTCCACTAACTATGCCCGATGAGGAATGGCACAACGGTTTTGCAGAGATCATCAAATATGCCTGCATCATGGATGCCGCCTTGTTTGACTACCTGGAAACCAACCGTGAAAAAGCCCTCGCACGCGATGTGGCCGTGCTGAAATACCTGGTGGAAAAATCTGTGGAAGCAAAAATAAAGGTGGTCCTGGAAGATGAGTTTGAAAACGGACCACGCCGCTGGCTTAACTTTGGTCATACCCTTGGGCATGCCGTAGAAAAGCTGGAACATATTGCACACGGCAAAGCCGTAGCAATAGGCATGGTGGCGGCAGCCCGCTTCTCCGAGAAACTGATGGACCTGCCGGCAGATCAAACACTGCGCCTGATAAAACTGATCAACGATTACCAGTTACCGGTTGCTTTTTCTTCCGATAAAGAAGCCGTATTCGACATATTCAAACTGGACAAGAAACGTGAGAAAGACGTAATACATTTTGTATTGCTGGAGAAGATAGGAAAGGCCACTACGATGCCTGTGCCCATAGCAGAACTGAAAGGTTTGCTACAGGAGTTGTAA
- a CDS encoding chorismate mutase, which translates to MVQTMEQILSKTKFSDPSSDKKPLIISGPCSAETEEQVLATALALQKTGKVDVLRAGIWKPRTRPGSFEGIGTKGLAWLQKAREITGLPLAVEVATAKQVEDALHFGVDILWVGARTTVNPFSVQEVADALKGVDTTVLIKNPINPDLELWIGAVERIQKAGITKVGLIHRGFSSYGNTQYRNAPMWHLAIELKRRMPELPMICDPSHISGRRDILQEVSQEAIDLDYDGLMLETHIDPDNAWSDAKQQVTPEKLAELLDGIVWRREHSDKKDFNSALEKLRAQINQVDDEIMLLLGNRMKIAEKIGSYKKENNITILQTNRWNEILDRATAKGEKLGLTKEFIVKYFDAVHLESINRQNKVMNEDK; encoded by the coding sequence ATGGTACAGACAATGGAACAGATATTATCCAAAACCAAATTCTCAGATCCTTCTTCTGACAAAAAGCCGTTGATTATTTCCGGTCCTTGCAGCGCAGAAACAGAGGAGCAGGTATTAGCCACCGCACTGGCCCTGCAAAAAACAGGTAAAGTGGACGTTTTACGCGCCGGCATCTGGAAACCCCGTACCCGCCCCGGTTCTTTCGAAGGCATCGGTACCAAAGGTCTGGCATGGCTGCAGAAAGCCCGCGAAATTACCGGCCTGCCGCTGGCAGTGGAAGTAGCGACCGCTAAACAGGTAGAAGATGCACTGCACTTTGGTGTGGATATTCTGTGGGTGGGTGCCCGTACTACTGTAAACCCTTTCTCCGTACAGGAAGTAGCCGACGCCCTGAAAGGTGTGGATACAACCGTACTGATCAAAAACCCTATCAATCCTGATCTGGAACTGTGGATAGGCGCTGTGGAAAGAATCCAGAAAGCCGGTATCACCAAAGTAGGTTTGATTCACCGCGGATTCTCCAGCTATGGCAACACTCAATACCGTAATGCGCCTATGTGGCATCTCGCTATTGAACTGAAACGCCGTATGCCTGAACTGCCTATGATCTGCGACCCAAGTCACATCTCCGGCCGCCGCGATATCTTACAGGAAGTTTCACAGGAAGCAATCGACCTGGATTATGATGGTCTGATGCTGGAAACACACATTGATCCTGATAACGCATGGAGCGATGCCAAACAACAGGTTACACCTGAAAAACTGGCTGAACTGCTGGACGGTATCGTATGGAGAAGAGAGCATTCCGATAAAAAAGATTTCAACTCTGCACTGGAAAAACTGCGCGCGCAGATCAACCAGGTAGATGATGAAATTATGCTGTTGCTCGGCAACCGTATGAAAATTGCTGAAAAAATCGGTTCCTATAAAAAGGAAAATAACATCACCATCCTGCAAACAAACCGCTGGAACGAGATCCTGGACCGCGCCACCGCTAAAGGTGAAAAGCTGGGCCTGACCAAAGAATTCATCGTGAAATATTTCGATGCAGTACACCTGGAATCCATCAACCGCCAGAACAAGGTGATGAACGAAGATAAATAA
- a CDS encoding prephenate dehydrogenase, with product MIVTIIGTGLIGGSLAITLKEKGVAEWIIGVDQQASHLQRAKELNIIDEGASLEEAMQRSDLVVLAIPVDGVLQVLPGILDKVRPGQVIMDVGSTKQIILELVAGHPNRGRFVAAHPMAGTEYSGPDAAVRNLFVNKTIVLCDVKNSDDDALEMVENMVDQLQMRTVYMNAEEHDVHTAYVSHISHITSFALALTVLKKEKESGRIFELASGGFESTVRLAKSSPDMWVPIFKHNRTNVLDVLEEHINQLQQMKTLLEQEDYDTFYKLIQKSNKIRKILK from the coding sequence ATGATTGTAACTATTATAGGAACAGGTTTAATTGGTGGCTCGCTGGCTATCACCCTTAAAGAAAAGGGAGTGGCAGAGTGGATCATCGGGGTAGACCAGCAGGCATCTCACCTTCAGCGCGCCAAAGAGCTGAACATCATCGATGAAGGCGCGTCGCTGGAGGAAGCCATGCAACGCTCCGACCTGGTTGTATTGGCCATTCCGGTTGACGGCGTACTCCAGGTACTGCCCGGCATCCTGGATAAAGTACGCCCCGGCCAGGTGATTATGGACGTAGGATCTACCAAACAAATAATACTCGAACTCGTTGCCGGTCATCCCAACCGTGGCCGCTTCGTTGCTGCCCATCCGATGGCCGGCACCGAGTACTCCGGCCCCGACGCTGCTGTACGCAACCTTTTTGTAAATAAGACCATCGTATTATGCGATGTGAAGAACAGCGATGATGACGCGCTGGAAATGGTGGAGAATATGGTAGACCAATTGCAGATGCGTACCGTATACATGAATGCAGAAGAACACGACGTGCATACCGCCTACGTTTCCCACATCTCCCATATCACCTCTTTCGCACTGGCATTAACAGTATTGAAAAAGGAAAAGGAATCAGGACGCATCTTTGAACTGGCCAGCGGTGGTTTCGAATCTACCGTGCGCCTCGCCAAAAGTTCGCCGGATATGTGGGTGCCTATCTTCAAACATAACCGCACCAACGTGCTGGATGTACTCGAAGAACATATCAACCAGTTACAACAGATGAAAACACTGCTGGAACAGGAAGACTACGATACCTTTTATAAATTGATTCAGAAATCCAATAAAATCAGGAAGATCCTGAAATAA
- a CDS encoding aminotransferase class I/II-fold pyridoxal phosphate-dependent enzyme, translating into MQIQVAKRLQGTEEYYFSRKLREIDEMNQTGAKVINLGIGSPDLPPHPSVVAALNEYAALPNTHAYQGYKGIPALRKAMADWYQHYYQVTLNPDTEVLPLIGSKEGIMHICMTYLQAGDEALIPNPGYPTYRAAVNLSGATVVDYDLVAANGWLPDLDALSKKDLSRVKLMWVNYPHMPTGAKVNKEFAAKLVAFAKQHNILICHDNPYSFILNEQPESLLQFEGAKEVVLELNSLSKSSNMAGWRVGMLVGNATWIAEVLRFKSNMDSGMFQPLQMAAVKALQLGREWYDELNKIYRGRREKVYQLLDLIGCSYDKNQVGMFVWASIPATYADGYTLSDEVLQKARVFITPGGIFGSNGNGYIRVSLCQDEKVFQEAIDRIKTSVK; encoded by the coding sequence ATGCAGATACAGGTTGCTAAAAGATTACAGGGTACAGAAGAATACTATTTCTCCAGGAAACTACGAGAAATAGATGAGATGAACCAAACCGGCGCAAAGGTGATCAACCTCGGCATCGGTAGTCCGGACCTGCCGCCACACCCTTCGGTGGTAGCCGCATTGAACGAGTATGCTGCCTTGCCAAACACCCACGCATACCAGGGCTACAAAGGTATCCCCGCACTGCGCAAGGCTATGGCAGACTGGTATCAGCATTATTACCAGGTTACCCTCAACCCGGATACGGAAGTATTGCCGCTGATCGGCTCCAAGGAAGGCATCATGCACATCTGCATGACCTACCTCCAGGCTGGCGACGAGGCACTGATCCCTAATCCCGGTTACCCTACCTATCGTGCTGCTGTAAACCTGAGCGGCGCTACCGTAGTGGATTACGACCTGGTAGCAGCAAATGGCTGGCTGCCCGATCTCGATGCCCTGTCGAAAAAAGACCTGAGCCGTGTGAAGCTGATGTGGGTAAACTATCCACACATGCCAACCGGTGCTAAAGTGAACAAGGAATTTGCTGCAAAGCTCGTGGCTTTCGCAAAACAACATAACATCCTCATCTGCCATGATAATCCGTACAGCTTCATTCTCAATGAGCAACCGGAAAGTCTGCTGCAGTTTGAAGGTGCCAAAGAGGTGGTACTGGAGCTGAACTCATTGAGCAAATCATCCAACATGGCCGGATGGCGTGTAGGCATGCTCGTGGGTAATGCTACCTGGATTGCCGAAGTGCTGCGCTTTAAAAGCAATATGGACTCCGGTATGTTCCAGCCCCTGCAAATGGCTGCTGTAAAGGCTTTACAGCTGGGCAGGGAATGGTATGATGAGCTGAATAAAATATATCGTGGCCGCCGCGAAAAAGTGTACCAGTTGCTGGACCTGATCGGCTGTAGCTACGATAAAAACCAGGTGGGCATGTTTGTATGGGCCAGCATACCGGCGACTTACGCCGACGGCTATACGCTGAGTGACGAAGTGCTGCAAAAAGCCCGTGTATTCATTACCCCCGGCGGTATCTTCGGAAGTAACGGAAACGGCTATATCAGGGTGAGTTTGTGTCAGGATGAAAAGGTATTCCAGGAAGCGATTGACCGTATAAAAACAAGCGTAAAATGA
- a CDS encoding prephenate dehydratase → MKIAIQGFEGSFHQVAAQGYFGKQTEIEACATFSDLVRRVKKQPDVDAGMMAIENSIAGSILPNYSLIKNSGLHVTGEQYLQINQHLMVLPGQTMEDIREVHSHPMALLQCIDFLEKYPHIKLVETEDTALSAKHVRQKKLKSVAAIAGKLAAEIFELDIIAPNIQTNKNNYTRFLAISRTPVMAAPDANKASVYFQTSHAHGALAKVLTKIADSSINLSKLQSFPIPAKEWNYYFYADMEFDNKAHFEKALAKIEALTEHLTVLGIYKKGKTH, encoded by the coding sequence ATGAAAATTGCCATACAAGGGTTTGAAGGTTCTTTCCACCAGGTAGCAGCGCAGGGATATTTCGGTAAACAAACGGAAATCGAAGCCTGTGCCACGTTCTCTGACCTGGTGCGTAGAGTAAAAAAACAACCCGATGTGGATGCCGGCATGATGGCCATAGAAAACTCCATCGCTGGCAGCATTTTACCAAACTATAGCCTGATCAAAAACTCAGGACTGCATGTAACCGGCGAACAATATCTGCAGATCAACCAGCACCTGATGGTATTACCCGGTCAGACAATGGAAGATATCCGTGAGGTACATTCACATCCTATGGCACTTTTGCAGTGTATCGATTTCCTGGAAAAATACCCGCATATCAAGCTGGTAGAAACAGAAGATACTGCCCTCAGCGCGAAACATGTACGGCAGAAAAAGCTGAAAAGCGTTGCGGCTATTGCCGGCAAACTGGCAGCAGAGATCTTCGAACTGGATATCATCGCACCAAACATTCAGACGAATAAGAATAACTATACCAGGTTCCTGGCCATTTCCCGTACACCGGTGATGGCTGCACCGGATGCCAACAAAGCCTCCGTCTATTTTCAAACCAGTCACGCGCATGGTGCGCTGGCCAAAGTGCTCACAAAAATTGCAGATTCAAGCATCAACTTATCAAAACTGCAATCCTTTCCCATACCGGCAAAAGAATGGAACTATTACTTCTACGCCGATATGGAATTTGATAACAAGGCGCACTTCGAAAAGGCCCTCGCGAAAATAGAAGCACTCACAGAACACCTGACAGTGCTGGGAATTTATAAAAAAGGGAAAACACATTAA